In the genome of Planococcus donghaensis, the window ATCTGTAAAGCAATTAAACGATCGTTTGTTTGAACAAGATATGATCGGCGGCTACGATCTTGGGCTAAGCTACGACGAATTCCAAAACCATATGCTCGTTGCAGTTACTGAACAACGGACAAAAGAAGAAATTGATGCATTCGTACAGGAAATTGCTGCGAAAAAACAGGAAGTGGGGGCTACTCATGCATAAGGACAACCAAGCGCTAATTTTTGAATTGACGAAAGAAGGCCGCGTCGGCTATAGTTTGCCGACACTTGATGTACCAGAAGTTGACTTGAGTGAGCTATTGCCGACTGATTTAATCCGTACAGAAGCAGCAGAACTGCCTGAAGTATCGGAACTGGATATTATGCGTCATTACACAGCGTTATCGAACCGTAACCACGGTGTAGACTCAGGTTTCTATCCACTAGGTTCATGCACAATGAAATACAACCCGAAAATCAACGAATCTGTTGCACGATTCCCTGGGTTTGCGAACATCCATCCGTTACAAGATGAGAAAACAGTTCAAGGTGCTCTTGAATTGATGTTTGATTTACAAGAACATTTAAAAGAAATCACAGGCATGGACGAAGTAACGTTACAACCAGCTGCAGGCGCACATGGTGAATGGACTGGTTTAATGATGATTCGCGCATACCACGAGTCTCGCGGGGATTTCAAACGTACGAAAGTTATTGTTCCCGATTCAGCACATGGCACAAACCCAGCTTCAGCAACTGTTGCTGGATTTGAAACGGTAACGGTTAAATCGAGTGACCAAGGACTTGTCGACTTAGAAGATTTGAAACGCGTTGTTGGAGATGATACAGCAGCATTAATGTTAACCAACCCAAATACACTCGGCTTGTTTGAAGAACAAATTTTAGAAATGGCTGCGATTATTCACGAAGTGGGCGGGAAACTGTATTATGACGGTGCCAACTTAAACGCAGTTATGTCTAAAGCACGTCCTGGAGACATGGGCTTTGATGTAGTTCACTTGAACTTACACAAAACATTCACCGGACCTCACGGAGGCGGTGGTCCTGGGTCAGGTCCAGTTGGCGTGAAAAAAGATTTAATGCCGTACTTACCAAAACCAGTATTGGTGAAAAAAGACGAAGCGTATACGTTTGATTATGACCGTCCAAAGTCAATCGGTCGTGTAAAACCGTTCTATGGCAACTTCGGAATTAACGTCCGTGCATACACCTACATCCGTTCAATGGGGCCAGACGGCTTGAAAGCTGTAACAGAATACGCCGTGTTAAACGCTAACTACATGATGCGTAGACTGCAACCTCATTTCGACTTGCCGTATGACCGTCATTGTAAGCATGAATTCGTATTAAGTGGTCGTCGTCAGAAGAAGTTGGGCGTCCGCACATTGGATATGGCAAAACGCTTACTTGACTTTGGCTACCATCCGCCAACAATCTACTTCCCGTTAAATGTAGAAGAAGGCATGATGATCGAACCAACAGAAACCGAATCAAAAGAAACGTTGGATGCTTTTATTGACGCGATGATTCAAATTGCAAAAGAAGTAGAAGAAAATCCAGAAATCGTCCAAAACGCACCGCATACAACGGTGATCAATCGTTTAGATGAAACAAAAGCCGCACGTCAACCAGTGCTTCGTTACCGTAAAGCTGAATAGAAAACAAAAAGACGTGTTGGCCATCGTGGCTCACGTCTTTTTTACGTTAAAGCGAATCCTCTTAAAACCGCTCTGAGTGGTTGTTATTGTTTTGGAATAGAAATAGTCGCAAAGACCGAAAAAACCCTTCCAGCAATGCGTGGAAGGGTTTTAAAATTTAGTTTTTAGATTTGATCTTGCCAGTCCATTGTTTGAACCCGCCTTGCAGTTGGAACAATTGGTTATAGCCTTTTTTCTGTAAGAAAATAGCAACCCGGCCACTGCGTGCTCCGTTTTGGTCATATAAATAAACCGGTTTGTCTTCGCGGATTTCTTTGTAGCGCTGACGTAATTGTGATTGTGGAATATTACGCGCTCCAAGAATATGTCCTGCCGCAAAATCTTTTGGCTCGCGTACGTCAATTAATTGCGCTTTGCGGTAGCCCTCGATAAATTGTTCTTGTGTCAAGTTCGTGACAGCTTTTTTCATGCGGAAATACGTAACTACCGCATAAATAATGATTGCCAATAGTACTGCGATTGTAATGTACAAAAATTCCAATGATCTTGCCCCTTTCTCATCTTCTTTTATTATAAGAGAAGAGATGACGGATATTCAATGCCAATGTTACACTAATTATCGGAAATAGGAGGCGATCTTGTGAAATATCCAAAATGGATGTTTATAAATTCAGGTAAAGGTACCCCATCTTTTAATATGGCGCTTGATGAAGCTTTATTAAATTGGCATAGCCAAGGGCTTATTCCGCCTGTTATTCGGTTTTATGGTTGGCAGCCTGCAGCCCTTTCAATCGGTTATTTTCAAAAAGTAGAAAAAGAAATTGATATGGAAGCTGTGAAACGATTAGGGCTTGGATTTGTTCGTCGACCGACTGGCGGCCGTGGCGTGCTTCATGAACATGAACTTACATATAGCATTATTGTTAGTGAAGATTATCCGGATATGCCGGAAACTGTTACCGAAGCCTATCGTGTGCTAAGCGAAGGTTTATTAAAAGGGTTTCAGAATTTGGGATTGGAAGCTTATTTTTCCGTACCTGATACCGAAGACAAACGAGCCGATTTAAAAAAACCAAAATCAGCCGTATGCTTTGATGCACCAAGTTGGTATGAAATGGTCGTTGAAGGGAAAAAAGTAGCTGGCAGTGCCCAAACCCGCCAAAAAGGAGTTATTTTACAGCACGGGGCTATTTTAATCGACTTGGATGCTGAAAAGCTCTTGTCGGTTTTTAAATTTCAAAACGAAGAAGCGAAAGAGCGGATGCGCGTCAAAATTCCTGAAAAAGCAGTCGCGATCAATTCGTTACGTGATAAACCTGCCACCGCAGAAGAATGTGTAGTGGCATTTAAAGCTGGATTTGAACAAGCGTTGTCGGTTGAATTAGAACCCTACATGTTGACGGAGCAACAACTTGCCGAAGTCAAGGCTTTAGAAGAAAAAAAATATGCCAATTCTGAATGGAATTTTCGGGCGTAGAGTCTTTAGCCTTATTTTTTTGCGTGCATGTGCTAAAAACCTTGATAAATAAAGCTTTTTACTTCGTTCGGATTTTCCAGCAGAAACTTGTTATTGTAAACAAGTTTCAATATGTAGTATGATGGGAATCGAAGTAATACTATATATAGTATCCGACTCCATATATCACAAAGGAGGAATTGTCAAATGGTTTCCGCCACACAATCCCATTATTCATTAAACGCACAAGCTTTAAACGAAGATATTAAGACGTTTCCGCAAGTGCACGAAATTACACCAGATATGAAGTTAACGCACAAAGGGGTCTCTCGTCTTGTCATGATCGATCGCTATTCTTTTAAGGATACGGAAAAAAAGACACTTAAAGCAGGTGATTTTGTTGTTTTAACTGTCAAAGAAGATCCGAAATTTCCAGCTCGTGGCCTTGGATATATTGTATCTATTGATACACAAGCTAACAAAGCTCAAGTTTGGATTGAGGAAGATTACAGAAGCGCGATTGACAATCCGCAAGAACAAGAAGCAGGCATCGTCAATCGTCCAATCGACGTGATTGAAAAGCCGATGGAAGTGTTCTACGAGCAGATTGCGAAACGTAACGCTACAGGACTAGCTTCGGTAGAAACAACTCCTGAAAAGCGTCAAGAATGGTTCGAGAAATTTTATCAGCAATTGGTTGGGTTGAAATTCATTCCGGCTGGACGAGTTCTTTACGGAGCAGGAGCAGATACAGATGTAACGTATTTCAACTGTTACGTGATGCCGTTTGTAGCAGATTCGCGCGAAGGTATTTCGGACCACCGCAAACAAGTAATGGAAATCATGAGTCGTGGTGGCGGTGTCGGAACAAACGGATCTACACTTCGTCCCCGTAATACGTTAGCTCGTGGAGTTAACGGCAAATCATCAGGGTCAGTTTCTTGGTTGGATGATATTGCGAAATTGACGCATCTTGTTGAGCAAGGTGGATCAAGACGCGGTGCTCAAATGATCATGCTTGCAGACTGGCATCCAGATATTGCAGAATTTATCATTTCGAAAATGCAAAATCCACGCATTTTGCGTTATTTGATCGAAAATACGCAAGATGAGACGATTAAAAAATTAGCTCATGATAAATTGAAATTCAAGGCATTGTCAGCTCAAGAAGAAGCCATGTATCAAGGAATCTTAAACTACCGTACAATTCCTGGTATGGGCGGATTCAATGAGAAAATTATGCGTGATGCTGAAGCTAAATTGCGCGACGGTGGAACGTATTCTGTTCATAATGAAGAGTTTTTAACAGGGGCGAATATTTCTGTAACGTTAACGAGCGATTTCATGACAGCTGTTGAAAACGATGCTGATTTCGAGTTGCGTTTCCCAGCAGTTGAATCGTATTCAAAAGATGAAATGGCTGTTTACAATGAAAAATGGCAAGAAGTTGGCGATGTTCGTGAATGGGAACGTATGGGCCATGGCGTCCGTGTTTACCGCACGATGAAAGCACGTGAACTATGGAACTTGATCAATATTTGTGCTACGTATTCTGCAGAACCAGGCATTTTCTTTATCGATAATGCCAATGAAAAAACAAATGCGGCAGCATATGGCCAAAAAGTCGTTGCAACAAATCCATGTGGTGAACAGCCGTTAGCTCCGTATTCTGTGTGTAACTTGGCTGCGGTCAACTTGGCACAATTTGCGGATCCAAAAACAAAAACGATTGATTTTGAAAGCTTGAAAGAAACCGTTCGAGTTGGCGTTCGCATGCAAGACAACGTCATTGATGCAACACCATATTTCCTTGAAGAAAACCAAGTACAAGCACTTGGCGAACGCCGTGTAGGTCTCGGCGTTATGGGATTAGCTGATTTGCTAATCTACTGTGACAAAGAATATGGTTCGCCAGAAGGCAACGAACTTGTAGATCAAATCTTCAAAACGATTGCTACTGCAGCATATGAAGTTTCGACTGATTTAGCAGCAGAACGTGGCAGCTTCCCATTCTTAGTGGGGAATTCAGATGAAGAAACGGCAGCGCTTCGCAAAGCGTTTACGGAAACTGGGTTTATGCAAGGCATGCCAGAACATGTTCGCGAAGCGGTCCTGGAAAAAGGAATTCGCAACTCACACCTATTAACTGTAGCTCCAACAGGATCTACCGGTACAATGGTCGGTGTTTCAACAGGACTTGAACCTTATTATTCATTCACGTACTACCGTAGTGGTCGCCTTGGCAAGTTTATTGAGGTGAAGGCTGATATTGTACGTGAATACTTGAAAAACAACCCTGATGCAGACGAAGAAAACTTACCAAAAGCATTTGTTACATCAATGGACTTAGCGCCAGAAGCACACGCAGATGTTCAATGCATCATCCAACGTTGGATTGATTCGTCGATTTCAAAAACAGTAAACGCACCTCGTGGTTATACTGTTGAACAAGTCGAAGGCGTATATGAACGTTTGTATAAAGGTGGAGCAAAAGGTGGTACGGTTTATGTCGATGGCAGCCGTGATTCACAAGTTCTAACTTTAAAAGCTGAAGACAATAATTTCGAAGAAGAGCAACAACAAGAAGATACAGGTAAGCGTCCGATTGTTTTGATCGATACAATCCAAGACCTTCGTTCAACAAATGTGACAATCGGTTCTGAAGTGGGCGATACTTGTCCCGTTTGCCGAAAAGGAACAGTCGAAGAAATGGGTGGCTGCAATACGTGTACAAACTGTAACGCTCAGTTAAAATGTGGATTGTAATAGAACGAGCGGGGTGGCTATTTAGCCACCCCGCTTTTTTATTTAATGTAGTCGTAAGCGCTTTTATAAATAGTTGCTCGATTGTTCCGATATGTTAAAATAATGAAGAATGTATAAAAGGGAGGAGAAGATTGAATGCGTGTACTGGTCTTGAACGGTCCGAATTTAAACCGCCTCGGCAAACGAGAAAAAGAAGCGTATGGAACGTTCACTTTGGACGACTTAGAACAAGAACTAG includes:
- the gcvPB gene encoding aminomethyl-transferring glycine dehydrogenase subunit GcvPB — encoded protein: MHKDNQALIFELTKEGRVGYSLPTLDVPEVDLSELLPTDLIRTEAAELPEVSELDIMRHYTALSNRNHGVDSGFYPLGSCTMKYNPKINESVARFPGFANIHPLQDEKTVQGALELMFDLQEHLKEITGMDEVTLQPAAGAHGEWTGLMMIRAYHESRGDFKRTKVIVPDSAHGTNPASATVAGFETVTVKSSDQGLVDLEDLKRVVGDDTAALMLTNPNTLGLFEEQILEMAAIIHEVGGKLYYDGANLNAVMSKARPGDMGFDVVHLNLHKTFTGPHGGGGPGSGPVGVKKDLMPYLPKPVLVKKDEAYTFDYDRPKSIGRVKPFYGNFGINVRAYTYIRSMGPDGLKAVTEYAVLNANYMMRRLQPHFDLPYDRHCKHEFVLSGRRQKKLGVRTLDMAKRLLDFGYHPPTIYFPLNVEEGMMIEPTETESKETLDAFIDAMIQIAKEVEENPEIVQNAPHTTVINRLDETKAARQPVLRYRKAE
- a CDS encoding rhodanese-like domain-containing protein, with protein sequence MEFLYITIAVLLAIIIYAVVTYFRMKKAVTNLTQEQFIEGYRKAQLIDVREPKDFAAGHILGARNIPQSQLRQRYKEIREDKPVYLYDQNGARSGRVAIFLQKKGYNQLFQLQGGFKQWTGKIKSKN
- a CDS encoding lipoate--protein ligase family protein, with amino-acid sequence MALDEALLNWHSQGLIPPVIRFYGWQPAALSIGYFQKVEKEIDMEAVKRLGLGFVRRPTGGRGVLHEHELTYSIIVSEDYPDMPETVTEAYRVLSEGLLKGFQNLGLEAYFSVPDTEDKRADLKKPKSAVCFDAPSWYEMVVEGKKVAGSAQTRQKGVILQHGAILIDLDAEKLLSVFKFQNEEAKERMRVKIPEKAVAINSLRDKPATAEECVVAFKAGFEQALSVELEPYMLTEQQLAEVKALEEKKYANSEWNFRA
- a CDS encoding vitamin B12-dependent ribonucleotide reductase gives rise to the protein MVSATQSHYSLNAQALNEDIKTFPQVHEITPDMKLTHKGVSRLVMIDRYSFKDTEKKTLKAGDFVVLTVKEDPKFPARGLGYIVSIDTQANKAQVWIEEDYRSAIDNPQEQEAGIVNRPIDVIEKPMEVFYEQIAKRNATGLASVETTPEKRQEWFEKFYQQLVGLKFIPAGRVLYGAGADTDVTYFNCYVMPFVADSREGISDHRKQVMEIMSRGGGVGTNGSTLRPRNTLARGVNGKSSGSVSWLDDIAKLTHLVEQGGSRRGAQMIMLADWHPDIAEFIISKMQNPRILRYLIENTQDETIKKLAHDKLKFKALSAQEEAMYQGILNYRTIPGMGGFNEKIMRDAEAKLRDGGTYSVHNEEFLTGANISVTLTSDFMTAVENDADFELRFPAVESYSKDEMAVYNEKWQEVGDVREWERMGHGVRVYRTMKARELWNLINICATYSAEPGIFFIDNANEKTNAAAYGQKVVATNPCGEQPLAPYSVCNLAAVNLAQFADPKTKTIDFESLKETVRVGVRMQDNVIDATPYFLEENQVQALGERRVGLGVMGLADLLIYCDKEYGSPEGNELVDQIFKTIATAAYEVSTDLAAERGSFPFLVGNSDEETAALRKAFTETGFMQGMPEHVREAVLEKGIRNSHLLTVAPTGSTGTMVGVSTGLEPYYSFTYYRSGRLGKFIEVKADIVREYLKNNPDADEENLPKAFVTSMDLAPEAHADVQCIIQRWIDSSISKTVNAPRGYTVEQVEGVYERLYKGGAKGGTVYVDGSRDSQVLTLKAEDNNFEEEQQQEDTGKRPIVLIDTIQDLRSTNVTIGSEVGDTCPVCRKGTVEEMGGCNTCTNCNAQLKCGL